The uncultured Cohaesibacter sp. genome window below encodes:
- a CDS encoding sulfatase-like hydrolase/transferase, whose product MSRPNIILITADQWRGDCLGAVGHPTIRTPNLDALAADAVLFRNHYCTTAPCSPARASLYTGLYQMNHRVVQNGAPLADGLDTLAKAGRRAGYRPTLFGYTDTALDPRVLAPDDPALTTYENVLPGMDVRQLLLEDDKAWVSWLKKRGHDIETRFDAHTPPMEPGERVSMLPPCYGADETATAFLLEKMEDWLDEQQGGDAPFFAHLSFIRPHPPFVVPEPYNSMYDGSLEVDGAGHNSTPGFDRHASPTAEAASHPFAELMMDHNRLSSFLTYDEAGNPKPEGVVRDLSSHDVSRIRALYYGMITEVDAAIGRLIASLKARGLWENTVFIFTSDHAEMMGDHWLLGKGGFHAQSYHIPLMIRTPEGGRGETVSAFTSSADIFPTLLEILGEEATNALDGTSLMEHVCGNPVGGWRDAAFYEFDFRAQRSSRADLKARMRQEECSLAVLRDETFHYVHIPGFAALLFDLQKDPQCLVNVAEEEAYLRTRLIYAEKLLDLRARHMDETLARYVMTPDGATITD is encoded by the coding sequence GCCGATCAGTGGCGTGGCGACTGTCTGGGCGCCGTCGGGCATCCGACGATCAGGACCCCCAATCTCGATGCGCTGGCCGCCGATGCCGTGCTGTTCCGCAATCACTATTGCACCACGGCCCCCTGTTCTCCGGCGCGGGCCTCGCTCTATACGGGCCTTTATCAGATGAACCATCGGGTGGTGCAGAACGGCGCTCCATTGGCCGATGGCCTTGATACGCTGGCAAAGGCGGGGCGGCGGGCTGGCTACAGGCCGACCCTGTTCGGCTATACCGACACCGCGCTCGACCCGCGCGTTCTGGCACCGGATGATCCGGCACTTACCACCTATGAGAATGTGCTGCCCGGAATGGACGTCCGCCAGTTGCTGCTGGAGGATGACAAGGCATGGGTGTCATGGCTGAAAAAGCGCGGCCATGATATCGAAACCCGCTTTGACGCTCATACCCCGCCGATGGAACCGGGTGAGCGGGTCTCGATGCTGCCCCCCTGTTATGGCGCAGACGAAACGGCCACGGCCTTCCTGCTGGAAAAGATGGAAGACTGGCTGGATGAACAGCAGGGAGGAGATGCTCCTTTCTTTGCCCATCTCTCCTTCATCCGCCCGCACCCGCCATTTGTCGTGCCCGAACCCTACAACAGCATGTATGACGGCTCCCTTGAGGTTGATGGTGCCGGGCATAACAGCACGCCGGGCTTTGACCGCCACGCCAGCCCCACGGCGGAAGCGGCCAGCCATCCCTTCGCCGAACTGATGATGGACCATAACCGGCTGTCGAGTTTCCTTACCTATGATGAGGCGGGCAATCCAAAGCCGGAGGGGGTGGTCAGGGATCTCTCTAGTCACGATGTCAGCCGGATCCGGGCTCTTTATTACGGCATGATCACCGAGGTCGATGCCGCCATCGGTCGCCTGATCGCCAGCCTCAAGGCGAGGGGGCTATGGGAGAACACGGTTTTCATCTTCACCTCCGACCATGCCGAAATGATGGGCGACCACTGGCTGCTGGGGAAGGGGGGCTTTCATGCCCAAAGCTATCACATCCCGCTGATGATCCGCACGCCCGAGGGCGGAAGAGGCGAGACGGTCAGTGCCTTCACTTCCAGCGCCGACATCTTTCCGACCCTGCTGGAGATCCTCGGCGAAGAGGCGACCAATGCGCTTGATGGCACATCGCTGATGGAGCATGTCTGCGGCAATCCGGTGGGCGGCTGGCGCGATGCGGCCTTCTATGAGTTCGATTTCCGCGCCCAGCGTTCAAGCCGAGCCGATCTCAAGGCGCGGATGCGACAGGAGGAATGCTCGCTGGCCGTGCTGCGCGACGAGACGTTCCACTATGTGCACATTCCCGGCTTTGCAGCGCTGCTGTTCGATCTGCAAAAGGATCCGCAGTGCCTTGTCAACGTGGCAGAGGAGGAGGCCTATCTGCGCACGCGCCTGATCTATGCCGAGAAACTGCTCGATCTTCGCGCTCGCCATATGGACGAGACGTTGGCCCGCTATGTGATGACACCCGACGGGGCCACTATCACCGATTGA
- a CDS encoding ABC transporter ATP-binding protein — protein sequence MTAAHPAHHGRSIELRGISKRWDKVLALNSVSLSIPAGSFTALLGPSGCGKSTLLRIIAGLETASEGQVMIGDEDVTRRSPDKRDLSMVFQSYALFPHLNVAENIIFGLKTRKEPKPQRTEKLRAVAELMGLESLLERKPGELSGGQQQRVALARAVIAERSICLMDEPLSNLDAKLRHEMRVELRALQKKLGFTMVYVTHDQAEAITMADQVVLLNAGEVEQIDAPRILYDAPRTTFAARFIGTPPMSLFEASALGSIGERLEREAGTGLMLGLRPEAVTPSEDGRLAATIVAAEFQGADTMLDCRIGEELITVRASGRSDFAAGNAVSLSFAPEELALFDKASGTRLIKSKQLIAAFEP from the coding sequence ATGACCGCTGCACATCCAGCCCACCACGGGCGTTCCATTGAACTCAGGGGCATTTCCAAGCGATGGGACAAGGTTCTGGCCCTCAACAGTGTCAGCCTGTCCATTCCCGCCGGGTCCTTCACGGCGCTGCTGGGGCCTTCTGGATGTGGAAAGTCGACCCTCTTGCGTATCATAGCCGGTCTTGAAACCGCCAGTGAGGGCCAGGTGATGATCGGCGATGAAGACGTGACCCGCCGTTCGCCGGACAAGCGCGACCTGTCCATGGTGTTTCAGTCCTACGCGCTGTTTCCTCATCTCAACGTCGCCGAGAACATCATTTTCGGTCTCAAGACCCGCAAGGAACCGAAGCCGCAGAGGACCGAAAAATTGCGGGCTGTGGCCGAGTTGATGGGGCTTGAAAGCTTGCTTGAACGCAAGCCGGGCGAGCTGTCCGGTGGGCAACAGCAGCGCGTCGCTCTGGCGCGTGCCGTCATTGCCGAGCGCTCCATCTGTCTGATGGATGAGCCGCTGTCCAACCTTGACGCCAAGCTGCGCCACGAAATGCGGGTCGAGCTGCGGGCGCTGCAAAAGAAGCTCGGCTTCACCATGGTCTATGTCACCCACGATCAGGCCGAGGCCATCACCATGGCCGATCAGGTGGTGCTGCTGAATGCCGGAGAGGTGGAGCAGATCGATGCCCCACGCATCCTCTATGACGCGCCGCGCACCACCTTTGCCGCCCGCTTCATCGGCACGCCACCCATGAGCCTGTTCGAGGCGTCTGCCCTCGGGTCGATTGGCGAACGGCTGGAACGCGAGGCTGGCACCGGCCTGATGCTCGGTCTGCGGCCGGAAGCTGTGACCCCGTCGGAAGACGGTCGGCTTGCTGCCACCATCGTTGCCGCCGAATTCCAGGGGGCCGATACCATGCTCGACTGTCGCATTGGCGAAGAGCTGATCACCGTGCGCGCGTCCGGGCGCAGCGATTTTGCCGCGGGCAACGCGGTTTCCCTTTCCTTCGCCCCTGAGGAGCTGGCCTTGTTCGACAAGGCATCAGGGACACGTCTCATCAAGTCCAAGCAACTGATCGCGGCTTTTGAGCCTTGA
- a CDS encoding DeoR/GlpR family DNA-binding transcription regulator, whose protein sequence is MKHYSERQLEIIRTVTESGFSAIDSLSDQFNVSTQTIRRDVNALCELGELRRVWGGVEPPPVSGNLLYAKRKIMNVKAKRQIALEVARHIPDGSSIALSIGTTPEMVIEALQERANLKVFTNNLNVAMQASERHDWSVTLAGGSVRPGDKDILGPEVEAFFDRFEVDFGIFGVAGVSPDGGLLDFSEAEVGSRRAILKNCRRSFLVMDHSKFSRTAHVRGGHLSDVSCIFCDEPIPLPLQGGLGSADLIIAPDSQRDSQRDDQAGAGRSIHERGKR, encoded by the coding sequence ATGAAACACTATAGCGAACGGCAACTGGAGATCATCCGGACGGTAACCGAAAGTGGCTTCTCTGCCATCGATTCCCTGTCGGACCAGTTTAATGTTTCCACCCAGACCATTCGCCGCGATGTCAACGCCCTGTGCGAGCTGGGCGAGTTGCGTCGGGTCTGGGGAGGGGTCGAGCCGCCACCGGTCAGCGGCAACCTGCTCTATGCCAAGCGCAAGATCATGAATGTCAAGGCCAAGCGGCAGATTGCCCTTGAGGTGGCACGCCATATTCCTGATGGCAGCTCGATTGCCCTGTCCATCGGCACCACGCCGGAAATGGTCATCGAGGCGCTGCAGGAGCGGGCCAATCTGAAGGTCTTTACCAACAACCTCAATGTCGCGATGCAGGCAAGTGAGCGCCATGACTGGTCGGTGACGCTGGCGGGCGGCTCCGTGCGCCCCGGCGACAAGGATATTCTCGGGCCGGAAGTTGAGGCCTTCTTTGATCGCTTCGAAGTCGACTTCGGCATTTTTGGCGTTGCCGGGGTAAGCCCGGATGGCGGTCTGCTGGATTTCTCCGAAGCCGAGGTTGGCAGCCGCCGCGCGATCCTCAAGAATTGTCGCCGTTCCTTCCTCGTCATGGATCACAGCAAGTTCAGCCGGACGGCCCATGTCCGTGGCGGCCACCTGTCCGATGTGTCCTGCATTTTCTGCGACGAACCCATTCCACTCCCGCTGCAAGGCGGGCTTGGCTCGGCAGACCTGATCATCGCCCCCGATAGTCAGCGAGACAGTCAGCGTGACGATCAGGCCGGGGCCGGTCGTTCCATCCATGAAAGAGGCAAGCGATGA
- a CDS encoding GNAT family N-acetyltransferase, producing the protein MDETFPIVPLEDGRIAIPVIAQWFCDQWPTWYGPDGPGDAIADLAGWAEGSGMPLARIALSDTGDPLGIAALKPNGLGEELGLGPFLSAFYVRPDCRRRGVGMALTHAIEDAARSLGLSSIYGVTDGARGLLMRAGWLDTGLTAQSERGLLTVFRKDLTP; encoded by the coding sequence ATGGATGAAACATTCCCCATTGTTCCACTCGAAGACGGGCGCATTGCCATTCCGGTGATTGCACAATGGTTTTGTGATCAATGGCCAACGTGGTACGGGCCCGATGGGCCGGGTGATGCCATTGCGGATCTCGCGGGTTGGGCGGAGGGCTCTGGGATGCCGCTGGCGCGGATTGCCCTGTCCGATACCGGTGATCCGCTGGGCATTGCCGCGCTCAAGCCAAACGGGCTTGGCGAGGAGCTGGGGCTCGGGCCATTTCTGTCGGCTTTCTATGTGCGACCCGACTGCCGTCGGCGTGGCGTCGGCATGGCGCTGACCCATGCCATTGAGGACGCGGCCCGCTCCCTAGGGCTATCCTCGATCTATGGGGTGACTGACGGGGCGCGCGGATTGCTGATGCGGGCAGGCTGGTTGGATACCGGCTTGACGGCGCAATCCGAGCGCGGCCTGTTGACGGTTTTTCGCAAGGATCTCACCCCATGA
- a CDS encoding energy-coupling factor transporter transmembrane component T, which translates to MLSLTVEQRSWMHGWPVSAKLVILCLFTLVLWPLNDWHLLFAANLPVVALYLSAGRSFSKAGAQRLKPLVYLIAIIFAYQLVTGRVEEGLAICFKLVATVSLANLVTMTSRLDDMMAVIETLAKPFHFLGLPPRALGFAMGLVIRFTPLFLQRGSQLNQAWRARSPKRTSPRLLVPLALSAIDDADRVAEALRARGGLQQEKRTKSQSESAPEMRTE; encoded by the coding sequence ATGCTGTCACTGACCGTCGAGCAGAGAAGCTGGATGCATGGATGGCCCGTCTCGGCCAAGCTGGTCATTCTGTGCCTGTTCACGTTGGTGCTCTGGCCGCTCAATGACTGGCATCTGCTGTTTGCAGCCAACCTGCCGGTGGTCGCGCTCTACCTGTCAGCCGGGCGCAGCTTTTCAAAGGCTGGAGCCCAGCGGCTCAAGCCGCTCGTCTATCTTATCGCCATCATTTTCGCCTATCAGCTGGTGACCGGACGGGTGGAAGAAGGACTGGCCATCTGCTTCAAGCTCGTCGCGACGGTCAGTCTTGCAAATTTGGTCACCATGACCTCGCGGCTTGATGATATGATGGCTGTCATCGAAACACTCGCAAAGCCCTTTCATTTTCTTGGCCTGCCACCGCGGGCATTGGGCTTTGCCATGGGGCTGGTCATTCGCTTCACGCCATTGTTCCTGCAACGGGGGTCGCAGCTCAATCAGGCATGGCGGGCGCGCAGCCCGAAGCGGACAAGCCCGCGGCTGCTGGTTCCTCTGGCGCTCAGCGCCATAGATGACGCAGACCGGGTCGCCGAAGCGCTGCGTGCGCGGGGCGGATTGCAACAAGAAAAAAGAACCAAATCTCAGTCGGAGAGTGCGCCTGAAATGCGCACTGAGTAA
- a CDS encoding metallophosphoesterase: MIKNPDMLKFIHLTDCQVASNGRALEGHGASARLRAAIDSINNDHHDADFVAITGDLTSHGDDASYEAFARELRRLSVPSHLLLGNRDDVRTFRFHFPEAQRCDCGYIQGSKRTPFGLCLFLDTSQPGSTGGHYCQARRRWLEGVLRETDGPVMLFMHHLPFAIGASGGKDQQVADEDAFWRLLEPYHQRIRHVFVGDALPVTADSWHGLAVTSMRGYAIGAHSATRAMDQLGHGHHTPATTYGVVTVNAEQTMVHMQSFMAREMRFAV; encoded by the coding sequence ATGATCAAGAACCCGGACATGTTGAAATTCATCCATCTGACTGACTGTCAGGTGGCCAGCAACGGACGTGCCCTTGAAGGACACGGTGCCTCGGCCAGACTGCGGGCTGCAATCGATAGCATCAACAATGATCATCATGACGCCGATTTCGTCGCCATCACCGGCGACCTCACCTCGCATGGCGACGATGCCTCCTATGAGGCCTTTGCCCGGGAGCTGCGCCGGTTGTCTGTTCCCTCTCACCTGTTGCTCGGCAATCGTGACGATGTGCGCACCTTCCGCTTCCACTTCCCTGAAGCCCAGCGTTGCGACTGCGGCTATATTCAGGGCTCGAAGCGAACGCCTTTCGGGCTTTGCCTGTTTCTCGATACCAGCCAGCCCGGCAGCACTGGTGGACACTATTGCCAGGCGCGGCGCAGATGGCTTGAAGGCGTTCTGAGGGAAACCGACGGACCGGTGATGCTGTTCATGCACCATCTGCCGTTTGCCATCGGCGCATCGGGGGGGAAAGACCAGCAGGTTGCCGATGAGGACGCCTTCTGGCGGCTGCTTGAGCCCTATCACCAACGCATCCGGCATGTCTTTGTCGGCGATGCATTGCCCGTCACGGCAGACAGCTGGCACGGACTCGCTGTAACCTCAATGCGCGGATACGCCATTGGCGCTCACAGCGCTACCCGCGCGATGGACCAACTGGGCCATGGGCACCACACACCCGCAACAACCTACGGGGTGGTGACGGTGAACGCCGAACAGACCATGGTGCACATGCAGTCCTTCATGGCGAGAGAAATGCGCTTTGCCGTCTAG
- a CDS encoding carbohydrate ABC transporter permease, whose protein sequence is MTAQDITLAARLDRMLLTLGAWLLAILWILPLAYAVWTAFHPSAYETNFSLTAPLTLENFPKAWVQAPFARYFLNTMILVAMTLTAQLVLSTLAAYAFARLKFPGKNILFTLVLLQLMVTPDILLVKNYETMSMLGLVDTILAIGLPYFASGFCIFLLRQTFMTIPKELDDAARIEGEGLIGTLWRVYIPLAKPTYLAFGLVSVSAHWNDFLWPLIVTNSVETRPLTVGLSVFSMTESGVEWSVINAATLMTSGPLLVGFLLFQRQFVQSFMRAGIK, encoded by the coding sequence ATGACCGCTCAGGATATCACCCTCGCAGCCCGTCTGGATCGGATGCTGCTCACCCTTGGCGCTTGGCTTCTGGCCATCCTCTGGATCCTGCCACTGGCCTATGCCGTCTGGACTGCGTTCCACCCGTCTGCCTATGAGACGAATTTCTCGCTGACAGCGCCCCTGACCCTTGAGAATTTCCCGAAGGCATGGGTGCAGGCGCCGTTTGCCCGCTATTTCCTCAACACCATGATTCTTGTGGCGATGACGCTCACAGCCCAACTCGTACTCAGTACGCTGGCGGCCTATGCCTTCGCGCGGCTGAAATTTCCCGGCAAGAACATCCTCTTTACGCTGGTGCTGTTGCAGCTGATGGTCACGCCGGACATCCTTTTGGTCAAGAACTACGAGACCATGAGCATGCTCGGACTGGTCGACACCATCCTCGCGATCGGCTTGCCCTATTTCGCTTCGGGCTTTTGCATCTTCCTTTTGCGCCAGACCTTCATGACCATCCCGAAAGAGCTGGACGACGCGGCACGGATCGAGGGGGAAGGGCTGATCGGAACGCTCTGGCGGGTCTACATTCCTCTGGCCAAGCCAACCTATCTGGCCTTCGGCCTTGTCTCGGTCTCCGCCCACTGGAATGATTTCCTCTGGCCGCTGATCGTCACCAACTCGGTCGAAACGCGCCCGTTGACAGTCGGCCTGTCGGTCTTCTCCATGACCGAGTCCGGGGTGGAGTGGTCGGTCATCAATGCCGCCACGCTGATGACCTCCGGACCGCTTCTTGTGGGCTTTCTGCTTTTCCAGCGCCAGTTTGTTCAAAGTTTCATGCGAGCTGGTATTAAATAG
- a CDS encoding sugar ABC transporter permease: MRRDWIYALLLLLPAMVLLMGFTHIPAIETVISSFFSTPHGRRPAHFVGLENYRYLLEDDVFIRSCWNNLIYSAITIPASIIIALVMALFVHNRMVGLSFLRMAFFTPTVLPMIAVGNIWLFFYTPSFGLIDQIRGLFGLPAQNWMGNTDTVLYTVLVVAVWKNAGFFMIFYLAALQTIPTQLREAASLEGAGRWTFFRRVTVPLIMPTTLFIMVNAIINSVRLIDHIFIMTQGGPNNASRLLLYHIYEVAFEYWDTAPASAMTVVILAVLSLLAIGQFFWLDRKVHYR, from the coding sequence ATGAGACGCGACTGGATATATGCCCTGCTGCTTCTGCTGCCCGCGATGGTGCTGCTCATGGGCTTTACCCATATTCCGGCCATTGAAACCGTCATCAGCAGCTTCTTCTCCACGCCCCATGGCCGTCGTCCGGCTCATTTTGTCGGGCTTGAGAACTACCGCTATCTGCTTGAGGACGATGTCTTCATTCGCTCCTGCTGGAACAACCTGATCTATTCGGCCATCACCATTCCGGCCTCCATCATCATCGCGCTGGTCATGGCACTGTTCGTGCACAACCGCATGGTCGGGCTGTCCTTTTTGCGCATGGCCTTTTTTACGCCCACCGTGCTGCCGATGATTGCTGTCGGCAACATCTGGCTGTTCTTCTACACGCCGAGCTTCGGCCTTATCGACCAGATCCGCGGGCTGTTCGGCCTGCCCGCCCAGAACTGGATGGGCAACACCGATACGGTGCTCTACACGGTGTTGGTGGTTGCTGTCTGGAAGAATGCAGGCTTTTTCATGATTTTTTATCTGGCCGCGCTACAGACCATCCCCACCCAGCTGCGCGAAGCGGCCAGTCTTGAAGGGGCAGGGCGCTGGACCTTCTTTCGCCGCGTGACGGTGCCGCTGATCATGCCGACAACCCTGTTCATCATGGTCAATGCCATCATCAACTCGGTGCGGCTGATCGACCATATCTTCATCATGACGCAGGGTGGTCCGAACAATGCCTCAAGGCTGCTGCTCTATCACATCTATGAGGTGGCCTTCGAATACTGGGACACCGCGCCAGCCAGCGCCATGACCGTGGTGATCCTTGCCGTCCTCTCCCTTTTGGCCATTGGCCAGTTCTTCTGGCTCGATCGTAAGGTGCATTACAGATGA
- a CDS encoding TIM barrel protein, with protein sequence MSPLPVLGASLKYDELVSLRDWIFEKNRPIELQDFCMVDVLDDDQDDLITAYKDLLDGFGGLHGIHGPFFSLDLAATDPLIQQVVTVRLLDALNKCEKLGATHMVIHSPFTFWHSLNFTNYSFLKPTIFEAAQKMLAPVIQRAEQIGCCLMLENIDDADPTLRCDLVEMINSPMLQVSIDTGHAQLAHGQYKAPPVPDYVTVAGSLLGHVHLQDADGYADRHWHPGEGSVPWGGVFKALSEIHARPRLIIEARDRKLRLPQTVKRLEALGLGQ encoded by the coding sequence ATGTCCCCATTGCCAGTGCTGGGCGCGTCCCTCAAGTATGACGAACTTGTCTCCCTCAGGGACTGGATCTTCGAGAAGAACCGGCCGATCGAACTGCAGGATTTCTGCATGGTCGATGTGCTCGACGACGATCAGGACGACCTGATCACAGCCTACAAGGACCTGCTCGACGGATTTGGTGGCCTGCATGGCATCCATGGACCGTTTTTCAGCCTCGATCTTGCGGCGACGGATCCACTGATCCAGCAGGTTGTCACGGTTCGTCTGCTCGATGCCCTCAACAAGTGCGAGAAGCTGGGCGCTACCCACATGGTGATCCATAGCCCCTTCACCTTCTGGCACAGTCTCAACTTCACCAACTACAGCTTTCTCAAGCCGACCATCTTCGAGGCCGCTCAGAAGATGCTGGCCCCTGTCATCCAGCGGGCAGAACAGATCGGCTGTTGCCTGATGCTGGAGAATATCGACGATGCCGACCCGACCCTGCGCTGCGATCTGGTCGAAATGATCAACAGCCCGATGCTGCAGGTCTCGATTGACACCGGCCACGCCCAGCTGGCTCACGGCCAGTACAAGGCGCCTCCGGTGCCAGATTACGTTACCGTCGCCGGTTCATTGCTTGGCCATGTGCATTTGCAGGATGCCGACGGCTATGCCGATCGTCACTGGCATCCCGGCGAGGGATCGGTGCCATGGGGCGGTGTCTTCAAGGCGCTCTCGGAGATCCACGCCAGACCGCGGCTGATCATCGAGGCTCGTGATCGCAAGCTCCGTCTGCCCCAGACCGTCAAACGTCTTGAAGCTCTCGGGCTCGGCCAGTAA
- a CDS encoding ABC transporter substrate-binding protein, which yields MASHFLKSTLAAALLSAIAVPAFAVDLQFYFPVAVGGKAADTIQSLTDEYAAAHKDVTIDAIYAGSYTDALTKAMTAARGGNAPQLSVLLSTDMFTLIDQDLVEPFDDFVSADEGKAWFGSFYPAFMLNSQTGGKTWGIPFQRSTPVMYWNKEAFKEAGLDPDKAPATWEEMVEYGHKLTKKDASGNVTQWGLRIPLDGFPYWLFQGLSTPAGAILANADGNQTDFANPKVVEALTFLVKMAKQEKIMEEGVTAWSATPKAFFEREAAMIWTTTGNLTNIRTNAPFDFGVGFLPKHERYGAPTGGGNFVLFKDASEEQKKAAVQFVKWMTEPEQAAKWSIATGYVAPSPAAWETEAMKAYAKEVPQAAVARDQLEYAVAELSTYENQKVTNFLNDAIHAALAGEKTPEDALKEAQDKAERVLKNYR from the coding sequence ATGGCTTCCCATTTTCTGAAATCCACGCTTGCTGCTGCTCTGCTTTCAGCGATCGCCGTTCCGGCATTTGCCGTTGATCTGCAGTTCTATTTCCCGGTTGCCGTTGGTGGCAAAGCGGCTGATACCATTCAGTCCCTGACCGACGAGTATGCCGCCGCCCACAAGGATGTGACGATCGATGCGATCTATGCCGGTTCATACACCGACGCCCTGACCAAGGCCATGACGGCAGCCCGCGGCGGCAACGCCCCGCAGCTTTCCGTGCTGCTCTCCACCGACATGTTCACTCTGATCGATCAGGATCTCGTCGAGCCGTTCGATGATTTCGTGTCCGCCGACGAAGGCAAGGCATGGTTCGGCTCCTTCTATCCGGCCTTCATGCTGAACAGCCAGACCGGTGGCAAGACCTGGGGCATTCCGTTTCAGCGTTCGACGCCGGTAATGTACTGGAACAAGGAAGCCTTCAAGGAAGCCGGTCTTGACCCGGACAAGGCGCCAGCCACCTGGGAAGAAATGGTTGAATACGGCCACAAGCTGACCAAGAAGGACGCCAGCGGCAACGTCACCCAGTGGGGTCTGCGCATTCCGCTTGACGGCTTCCCATATTGGCTGTTCCAGGGTCTTTCCACTCCGGCCGGTGCCATCCTTGCCAATGCGGATGGCAATCAGACCGACTTTGCCAACCCCAAGGTTGTCGAAGCCCTGACCTTCCTCGTCAAGATGGCCAAGCAAGAGAAGATCATGGAAGAGGGCGTAACCGCCTGGTCGGCAACGCCGAAGGCTTTCTTCGAACGTGAAGCCGCCATGATCTGGACAACCACCGGCAACCTGACCAACATTCGCACCAATGCTCCATTCGACTTCGGCGTCGGCTTCCTGCCGAAACACGAGCGCTACGGCGCGCCAACCGGTGGCGGCAACTTCGTGCTGTTCAAGGATGCTTCAGAAGAACAGAAGAAAGCCGCTGTCCAGTTCGTCAAGTGGATGACCGAGCCGGAACAGGCTGCCAAATGGTCCATCGCGACCGGCTATGTCGCTCCGAGCCCGGCTGCCTGGGAAACCGAAGCCATGAAAGCCTACGCCAAGGAAGTGCCGCAGGCCGCCGTTGCCCGCGACCAGCTTGAGTATGCGGTCGCCGAGCTCTCCACCTACGAGAACCAGAAGGTGACCAACTTCCTCAATGATGCCATCCACGCAGCGCTGGCCGGTGAAAAGACACCGGAAGACGCCCTGAAGGAAGCACAGGACAAGGCAGAGCGGGTTCTCAAGAACTACCGCTGA
- a CDS encoding biotin transporter BioY translates to MERQVAFIALFAALVAALGLMPQFMLPFGVPVSAQSLGVMMAGVVLGSRRGALSMILFIVLVLAGLPLLAGGRGGLGVLAGPTVGFFLGWPFAAFVTGLIVEKWGKGNLLIVGTFASIVGGIFVLYLLGVLGMSIRLNKSFMEATSMVLVFIPGDVIKAFVAGFVLQGIAKARPSALLSRS, encoded by the coding sequence ATGGAACGCCAAGTCGCCTTTATTGCCCTGTTTGCAGCACTCGTTGCCGCTCTCGGGCTCATGCCGCAGTTCATGTTGCCGTTCGGCGTGCCGGTCAGTGCACAGAGCCTCGGCGTCATGATGGCCGGTGTCGTGCTCGGATCGCGCCGCGGCGCCCTGTCCATGATCCTGTTCATCGTGCTGGTGCTGGCGGGGCTGCCACTGCTGGCTGGTGGTCGCGGTGGCCTCGGCGTTCTGGCCGGTCCTACCGTCGGCTTCTTCCTCGGCTGGCCTTTTGCCGCCTTTGTCACGGGCCTCATCGTTGAGAAATGGGGCAAGGGCAACCTGCTGATCGTCGGCACCTTTGCCTCCATCGTCGGAGGCATCTTCGTGCTTTATCTTCTGGGCGTGCTGGGCATGTCGATCCGCCTCAACAAGTCCTTCATGGAAGCCACTTCCATGGTGCTGGTCTTCATTCCCGGCGACGTCATCAAGGCCTTCGTTGCCGGCTTCGTCCTGCAGGGCATCGCAAAAGCTCGTCCGAGCGCCCTGCTGTCGCGTAGCTAG
- a CDS encoding ABC transporter ATP-binding protein, giving the protein MDNAIVLDGVKHTLNDQPFFRGLSVQLSEKRIGLIGRNGSGKSTLARMISGLIEPEAGQVRVHGVDIAKDRKNAIRTIGLIFQNPDHQIIFPTVEEEIAFGLESLSGDRKSARIKARDFLQSFGRLDWAERGTFTLSQGQRHLVCLMAVLAMEPKTVLLDEPFAGLDWPTTRRLYRWLDALDQQVVLVTHDIDHLESYDRIIWLEKGQLVGDGTPAEILPAYREQMERLVFTDDEVLGAGLPSGMEDHG; this is encoded by the coding sequence ATGGACAATGCCATCGTCCTTGACGGGGTAAAACATACTCTCAATGACCAGCCTTTCTTTCGCGGCCTCTCCGTGCAGCTGAGTGAAAAGCGCATCGGCCTCATCGGGCGCAACGGGTCTGGCAAGTCCACTCTGGCACGCATGATCTCCGGCCTTATCGAACCCGAGGCGGGGCAGGTGCGGGTCCATGGTGTCGACATCGCCAAGGATCGCAAGAATGCCATCCGGACCATCGGCCTCATTTTCCAGAACCCGGATCATCAGATCATCTTTCCCACCGTGGAGGAGGAAATCGCCTTCGGGCTCGAAAGCCTCAGCGGCGATCGCAAGTCAGCCAGAATCAAGGCGCGGGACTTCCTGCAGTCCTTCGGACGGCTGGACTGGGCCGAGCGCGGCACCTTCACACTCTCACAGGGTCAGCGCCATCTGGTCTGTCTGATGGCCGTGCTGGCCATGGAGCCGAAAACCGTGTTGCTGGACGAGCCTTTCGCCGGGCTCGACTGGCCGACCACCCGACGTCTCTACCGCTGGCTCGATGCCCTGGACCAGCAGGTCGTTCTGGTCACCCACGATATCGACCATCTGGAAAGCTATGACCGCATCATCTGGCTCGAAAAGGGCCAACTGGTCGGAGATGGCACCCCGGCAGAAATCCTGCCTGCCTATCGGGAACAGATGGAGCGGCTGGTTTTCACAGATGATGAAGTGCTCGGGGCAGGATTGCCTTCGGGCATGGAGGATCATGGCTGA